In Nostoc edaphicum CCNP1411, the sequence GGAATCAACCACCCAAGTTAAACAAAAGAAGTATCCTTATTTTCGAGGTAGAGGCCCGTTAGATGGTTCTTTAGCTTGCTTTGTCATGTTGAGTCAGTACTTTAATATTCCCTTGCGTCGAGATGTATTGCGGCGAGTTCTGACAAAGCAACAGGAACACAAAGGTAGTATATCTCTACAATTTTGTGCAGCCGCGGCAGAATTAATGGGATTAACAACGCAAATGGTAAAAGTTCCCGCCGTTGCGGTTAGTCGCTTGCAATTACCAATAATGATTGCTTGGCAAGATAGTTTTGCAATTATTTACAAAAATAGCAACCAAGAGTTACTTGTTGCTGTTCCAGAGATGGGATTGTTGCGCTATAAACTGCGAGACTTTGCAGAAAGCTGGGGACAAGAAGGAGAAGTTTTACTCCTGCAAACTACTAAAAATACTCCCAAGTCGCGGTTTAATTTGAGTTGGTTTGTACCTGCAATCAAACGCCACCGCAAAGTACTGATTGAAGTGCTAGTTGCTTCGATTGTAATTCAAATTTTTGGGCTGGTAAATCCTTTAGTCACACAAGTAATTATTGATAAAGTATTAGTTGGTAATAGCCCTGATACTTTGGAAGTTTTTGGGATATTTTTGTTAGTAGTAGCGGTCATTGAAGCCATACTAACCACAGTTCGCACACATTTGTTTGTGGATACAACAAATCGTATTGACTTATCCCTTGGTTCAGAGGTGATTAATCATTTGTTGCGTCTGCCATTATCTTATTTTGAGCGTCATCCTGTGGGGGAATTGGCAACGCGCATTCATGAATTAGAAAATATTCGCTCTTTCTTGACTGGTACAGCCTTAACTGTGGTGATGGATGCAGTGTTTTCTGTAGTCTACATTGTGGTCATGGCATTTTATAGTCCAATTCTTACCTTAGTAGCATTGGTAACAGTACCGTTGTTTGGCTTGCTTAACTTGATAGTATCGCCTTTAATGCGGCGACAATTACAAGAAAAAGCCGAACGCAATGCTGAAACTCAATCTTACTTAGTAGAAGTGATGGGAGGGATGCAGACAGTCAAGGCGCAAAATTTAGAAATGCGATCGCGTTGGCAATGGCAAGAACGTTATGCTCGTTATATCAGCGCTGGTTTCAAAACAGTCTCTACCCAAACTACTGCCAGTTCTTTTAGCAGTTTCTTCAACAAGTTTTCCAGTATGTTAGTCCTGTGGGTAGGCGCTTATCTCGTCCTCAATCAACAACTCACTCTCGGACAACTCATCGCTTTCCGCATCCTTGCAGGTTATGTAACTAGTCCGCTATTACGCTTGATGCAACTTTGGCAGAACTTCCAAGAAACAGCTTTATCTCTGCAACGCCTTGCTGAGATTTTAGATTCTCCTCAAGAAACGGAAACAGAGACACAAAATATTCTCATGCCTAGCATTCAAGGTAATGTCCGCTATGAAAATCTTTGTTTCAGCTTCCGCGAACACGGGGCGTTACAACTTTCCAATATCAATTTAGATTTACCCGCTGGCTCTTTTATTGGCATTGTTGGACAAAGCGGTTCTGGCAAAAGTACATTGCTAAAATTGCTACCCCGGCTTTACGAACCCAAATCTGGCAAAATCTTGATTGATGGCTATGATATCGGCAAAGTCGAACTCTATTCCTTACGCCGTCAAATTGGCATGGTGCTACAAGATACCTTATTATTTGACGGGACAGTGCGGGAAAACATTGCTTTGGGAAGTTCTGAAGCCAGTGATGAGGAAATTATTGCCGCTGCGAAGATAGCATTTGCCCACGACTTTATTATGGACTTGCCAAGCGGCTATAACACCCGTGTAGGTGAGCGTGGTGCTGGGCTTTCTGGGGGACAAAGACAGAGAGTAGCGATCGCTCGTACAGTCCTCCAAAACCCCCAATTGCTCATCCTTGATGAAGCCACCAGCGCCCTAGACTACAACGCCGAAGCTCAAGTTTGCCGCAACTTAGCAACAGCTTTTGAAGGCAAAACAGTATTTTTCATCACTCATCGCCTCAGCACAATTCGCAATGCCGATGTCATTCTCATGATGGAACAAGGTGCCGTAGTAGAACAAGGCACTCATGAAGAATTAATGGCGCGTAAAGGTTATTACTACTGTCTGTATCAACAACAAGAAGCGCAGGTTTAGTCATTTTTCACGCCCCATGCCCAATGCCCAATGCCCCATTCCCATTTATTATGAACATTCAATTCGATCAACCAGTTCTTTTACAACAAACTCCTACTTGGTCAAGAGCGATCGCTTGGACTATTGTTGGAGTTAGCGCCTTCACAGTAATTTGGGCATCAGTGTTCAAAATTGAAGAATCAGTCCATGCTACTGGTAAACTAGAACCACAGGGTGCAGTTAAAGAAATTCAAGCCCCAGTTAACGGTGTAGTTAAAGAGATTCTAGTTAAAGATGGTCAGCGAGTCAAAAAAGGTGAAATCCTCATCAGCCTAGAACAAACAACTTCTGCTGCTGAACTAACTTCATTGAAACAAAGCCGTGCTGCTCAGTTGCAATCAAAACAGTCTTTAGAATTAGAAAACAACTTCTATCGCCGTCAGCTACAAGGCAATATTTCACAGCAGCAAGTAGCACAGCAAACAACTATTTTAAAAATTCAACCAGAACTAGCTTTATTAACTAAAAATCGAGTTGCTATTTTTGCTGAAAACGAATTATATCGCGCCCAATTAAACGGCACAACTACTGGAGTAACTCTCAACCAAGAGCAACAGTTACGCTTGCAAAATCGCCAAAAAGAGTTAACATCGCGCTTGGCAACAGCTAAATTAGAGACTCAACAAACACAACAGCAAGTACTTCAAACACAGGCACAATTAAACAGCGCTCAAGATGTGCTAGCCATTAATCGTCAAATTTACCAAAATCTGAAAACTTTAGAGAAAGAAGGTGCTTACCCCAAGATGCAGATCATGAGGCAGGAACAAGAGGTAAATTTGAAACAAGCCGAAGTGATTCGCCTAACTCAAGAAAAGCATAAATTACAGTTAACAGTTGCTCAAACAAATGAGAAATTTATAAATACTGCGGCGGTGTCTCAAGAAGACTTACTAGCCAAAATTACAGATAACGATAAAAGAATAGCCGAAATTGACAGTCAATTAACCAAAGTAATTATTGAAAATCAGAAACGACTTTATGAGATTAATAGTCAAATTGGTGAGATTGACAGCAAGTTAGCTCAAGCACAACAAACTCTCAAATACCAGAAAATTACTGCACCTGTAAATGGAACTGTCTTTGAACTCAAAGCTCAAGCAGCAGGGTTTGTCGTCAACTCCAGCGAACCGATTCTCAAACTTGTTCCTAGTGATAACTTAGTTGCTAAAGTTTATATCACCAACCGCGATATCGGCTTTGTTCAAGAAGGGCAACAAGTAGATGTGAGAATTGATTCCTTTCCTTTTCAGGAGTATGGTGATATTAAAGGCGAATTAATTGAGATTGGCTCTGATGCTTTACCTCCAGACCAAGTTTATAATTTCTGGCGTTTTTCAGCAAAGGTACGCCTCAACGGACAAAATTTACTGATTACTAATCAACGCCAAATTCCATTGCAATCAGGGATGTCCATTAATGGCAATATTAAATTGCGTCAACGTACTGTTATGAGTATCTTCACTGATTTCTTGGTGGATAAAGCGGAAAGCTTGAAGTCTGTCAGATAAACGAATGCAGGTCGATGCAACTAAGGTGCAGGTCGATGCAACTAAGGTGCAGACCGATGCAACTAAGGTGCAGGTCAATGCAACTAAGGTGCAGACCGATGCAACTAAGGTGCAGGTCGATGCAACTAAGGTGCAGACCGATGCAACTAAGGTGCAGGTCGATGCAACTAAGGTGCAGACCGATGCAACAAAGAGCGTTAAGCCAAGAGACGCGATAAATCGCCGTCAAGACAAAGGATTGATTATTGTAGAGACGGCGATTTATCGCGTCTTTGTGATTGAGAATTTTCATCAAAAAGCCCTAACCAAACCGTATTGGGTGCAGGTCGATGCAATTTTAGTTTCAGCTTAAGAGACAATTGTTAAACAAGGTTTTTATTAAGAACGCTGGCTAAAAACTCCGTGTTTTCAAGCTGGGGATAAAATATGCAACAAATCTATTGGCTGCAAGGACTAGGAATTACTATAAGTAGCGTCACAGTTTTTTGGTCAAATTACTCACTTGCCCAAATTACCCCAGATACTACTCTCTCAAATAATTCCAATGTTACAAGAGACGGTAACACCAGTATTATTGAGGGAGGAACTCAAACCGGAAGTAATCTTTTTCACAGTTTTCAAGAGTTTTCTGTGCCCACTGGCGATACAGCTTTCTTTAATAATGCTACCAATATTCAAAATATTATTAGTCGGGTAACAGGTGGCTCAGTTTCTAACATTGACGGATTAATCCGCGCTAACGGTACAGCCAATCTATTTCTAATTAATTCTAATGGAATTATTTTTGGGCAGAATGCACGGTTAAATATTGGCGGTTCCTTTGTCGGCAGCACTGCTAATAGCTTGAAATTTGCTGATGGCTTTGAGTTTAGTGCAACGGCTCCACAAAAAACACCCTTATTAACAATAAATGCTCCCATCGGCTTGCAATTTGGGGAGAATCCTGGAGATATTCGCGTGCAGGGGATTGGTGGTGTCAGAAGCCGAGATGAGGGGCTGGGACTGAGAGTACCTTTAGGTAAAACTTTAGCTCTTGTAAGCGGTAATGTCACAATAGATAGTGCTTTTCTATATGCTCCAGGGGGAAGAATTGAATTAGGTAGTGTCACTGGAGTTAATCAGGTCAATCTCAACCAAACAAACCAAGGCTGGACGTTAAATTATCAGAATGCCAACAACTTGGGAAATATTCAAATCATTAGAAGTTTTGTAGATATTGCTATTGAAAGAGGCAGCAATATTCAGAGTCAACAAGAGCGTGGCGCAATCTCTATCCAAGCTTCAGAGTTAGACGTGAAAGGAACCTCTGTTGTCAGAGCTAGTACTTTCACCTCAGCACCCAGTGGAAATATCAGCATTAATGTCCAAAGATTAATTATACAGGAAGGAGCATCTGTAATAACTCAAGTCTCTGGCACGGGTTCGGGAGGAGATTTGACTATAAATGCCTCAGAGTCGGTGCAATTAATTGGCACTGACCCTGATTTTCCATTTCCTACCGTCTTATCTACTGAGACTGATGGAGGAGCAAAGGCAGGTTCCTTAACAATTAATACTCCTGTATTGCTCCTTCAAGATTATGCACTAGTAAGTGCTGCTACATTTGGTGCAGAAGATGCGGGAGACTTGACAATTAATACTGGTGAGTTGGTGATTAAGAATGGGGCAGCAGTAGATACTGGTACATTTGGTGCAGGCAAAGGCGGGAATTTAACTATCACAGCCAATAAAATACAAGTCATCGATCGCGATGTCAATGGTCGGCGCAGCGGCATCAGTGCTAGTGCTGAAGCAGGCTCAACCGGAAATGCCGGAAACTTAAACATTACCACTAATGAGTTGCTGATTCAAAATGGGGCACAGGTAGCTACTGCTACATTTGGTGCGGGTAAAGGAGGGAATTTGAATGTAAAAGCAGACACAGTGCAAGCGTTTGGCAACCCTACCGTTGGTGTTCGAGGTAGCAGTTTCTTGAGTACTCAAGCTACCGAAAGTTCAACCGGAGATGCGGGAGACATGACGATTAGCACTGGTGAGTTGCTTGTTCGAGATGGGGCACAGGTAAATACTGCTACATTGGGTGCAGGCAAAGGAGGAAATTTGACTATCAAAGCCGATACTGTGCAACTGAGTGGTCAATCTCCTATCGGCAGAGCCAGTAGTATATCTACTAGTGCTGAATTCAGTTCAAGTGGAACGGCTGGAAATCTGACGATGAACACCCGTGAGCTTTTGATTGAAGATAGAGCTGGAGTGTTTGTTAGAAGTCAAGGAACAGGGAATGCCGGAAATTTAACTATCGATGCGAGTTCTGTTCGTTTGAACAATGGCACTTTGACGGGTGACACTCGCAGCGTTAACACTGACCCCAATCAACCACAGGCAACTATTAACCTACGTGTAAAAGACTTAATTTTGTTGCGTCGTAATAGCAACATTACTGCTAACGCTACTGGCGAAAATGTGATTGGTGGCGATGTTAATATTGACACTAAATTCTTAGCCGCAGCTGAAAATAGCGATATCACAGCCACCTCTGATGACTTT encodes:
- a CDS encoding HlyD family efflux transporter periplasmic adaptor subunit codes for the protein MNIQFDQPVLLQQTPTWSRAIAWTIVGVSAFTVIWASVFKIEESVHATGKLEPQGAVKEIQAPVNGVVKEILVKDGQRVKKGEILISLEQTTSAAELTSLKQSRAAQLQSKQSLELENNFYRRQLQGNISQQQVAQQTTILKIQPELALLTKNRVAIFAENELYRAQLNGTTTGVTLNQEQQLRLQNRQKELTSRLATAKLETQQTQQQVLQTQAQLNSAQDVLAINRQIYQNLKTLEKEGAYPKMQIMRQEQEVNLKQAEVIRLTQEKHKLQLTVAQTNEKFINTAAVSQEDLLAKITDNDKRIAEIDSQLTKVIIENQKRLYEINSQIGEIDSKLAQAQQTLKYQKITAPVNGTVFELKAQAAGFVVNSSEPILKLVPSDNLVAKVYITNRDIGFVQEGQQVDVRIDSFPFQEYGDIKGELIEIGSDALPPDQVYNFWRFSAKVRLNGQNLLITNQRQIPLQSGMSINGNIKLRQRTVMSIFTDFLVDKAESLKSVR
- a CDS encoding peptidase domain-containing ABC transporter produces the protein MKNTTVNLQELIASLFPFNNLPESILENWLSQAQFLRYRIGQVIVTQEAMPTQISIIYEGQARLLGYNAHKPNPVTLKLLSPGEVLGWLSYVRGIACETAIASTEVITINLPIADFLTLLKQESAFTQALHQQITLLEVYELLTEELNRRADGSKNLVKLAQAATEAAVIQTFPARKISHNQLDSELLWLVSSNFNPEFPVGSCLELDDVNPTLKFNTSMRLVGLPKSLFGENSTSTALLPAEIPYACEITITEESTTQVKQKKYPYFRGRGPLDGSLACFVMLSQYFNIPLRRDVLRRVLTKQQEHKGSISLQFCAAAAELMGLTTQMVKVPAVAVSRLQLPIMIAWQDSFAIIYKNSNQELLVAVPEMGLLRYKLRDFAESWGQEGEVLLLQTTKNTPKSRFNLSWFVPAIKRHRKVLIEVLVASIVIQIFGLVNPLVTQVIIDKVLVGNSPDTLEVFGIFLLVVAVIEAILTTVRTHLFVDTTNRIDLSLGSEVINHLLRLPLSYFERHPVGELATRIHELENIRSFLTGTALTVVMDAVFSVVYIVVMAFYSPILTLVALVTVPLFGLLNLIVSPLMRRQLQEKAERNAETQSYLVEVMGGMQTVKAQNLEMRSRWQWQERYARYISAGFKTVSTQTTASSFSSFFNKFSSMLVLWVGAYLVLNQQLTLGQLIAFRILAGYVTSPLLRLMQLWQNFQETALSLQRLAEILDSPQETETETQNILMPSIQGNVRYENLCFSFREHGALQLSNINLDLPAGSFIGIVGQSGSGKSTLLKLLPRLYEPKSGKILIDGYDIGKVELYSLRRQIGMVLQDTLLFDGTVRENIALGSSEASDEEIIAAAKIAFAHDFIMDLPSGYNTRVGERGAGLSGGQRQRVAIARTVLQNPQLLILDEATSALDYNAEAQVCRNLATAFEGKTVFFITHRLSTIRNADVILMMEQGAVVEQGTHEELMARKGYYYCLYQQQEAQV
- a CDS encoding filamentous hemagglutinin N-terminal domain-containing protein; protein product: MQQIYWLQGLGITISSVTVFWSNYSLAQITPDTTLSNNSNVTRDGNTSIIEGGTQTGSNLFHSFQEFSVPTGDTAFFNNATNIQNIISRVTGGSVSNIDGLIRANGTANLFLINSNGIIFGQNARLNIGGSFVGSTANSLKFADGFEFSATAPQKTPLLTINAPIGLQFGENPGDIRVQGIGGVRSRDEGLGLRVPLGKTLALVSGNVTIDSAFLYAPGGRIELGSVTGVNQVNLNQTNQGWTLNYQNANNLGNIQIIRSFVDIAIERGSNIQSQQERGAISIQASELDVKGTSVVRASTFTSAPSGNISINVQRLIIQEGASVITQVSGTGSGGDLTINASESVQLIGTDPDFPFPTVLSTETDGGAKAGSLTINTPVLLLQDYALVSAATFGAEDAGDLTINTGELVIKNGAAVDTGTFGAGKGGNLTITANKIQVIDRDVNGRRSGISASAEAGSTGNAGNLNITTNELLIQNGAQVATATFGAGKGGNLNVKADTVQAFGNPTVGVRGSSFLSTQATESSTGDAGDMTISTGELLVRDGAQVNTATLGAGKGGNLTIKADTVQLSGQSPIGRASSISTSAEFSSSGTAGNLTMNTRELLIEDRAGVFVRSQGTGNAGNLTIDASSVRLNNGTLTGDTRSVNTDPNQPQATINLRVKDLILLRRNSNITANATGENVIGGDVNIDTKFLAAAENSDITATSDDFRGGRVRIKAIGIFGTQLRNERTSESDITARGKTPELSGTIELNTPDVDPSRGLVELPVNLVDASQQIAQGCTPRRGQSNSFVITGRGGMPLSPSQPLRPRGVITQWVTLDEGIENETDAQAKPTLTENQQPIIEAQGWVVDKRGDVQFVAQVPNEMRIQESGVRSQNRFCSAGS